In Antarcticibacterium arcticum, the genomic stretch ATTTATGGGAACTCGTAATTTTCAATAAATCTTACAACAATGTTAATGATAGAGGACCTTTTTAAGGAAACCTGGAGAGAACTGGAACAGGCCCCGTCAACTCCAGATCATCCTTTTAGTTTGTGTTGCCTGGCAACAAATGACTTAAATGGCGGCATTAAACAGCGCCTGGTAAATTTTAGAAAGCTTACCTCCCAACAAAACCTTTTGTTTTATACAGATTCCCGATCTGCCAAAATAGACCAGCTGCAGAAGAATGACGGTGCGAGCGTACTTTTTTATAATCCCGTGCTTCAACTCCAAATTTTTATTCGGGGTAGGATAGTAATACATAACCAGGGGAAATTATGGGATGACCACCGGGTAAAGATTGAAGGAAGGTCTCTTCAGGATTACAATACCCAATATGCCCCGGGCAAGCATATTAAAAACCCATTGGATGTAAAAAGGACCCAGGATCTTAATTTTGCCCTTTTGGAATTAAAACCTGAAGTAGTTGAATATCTAAAATTACGCATAGAACCCAACCGGCTGCGGGCATTATTCACCAAAAAAGAAGGCGAATGGGAAAAGACTTTTTTAATTCCTTAATAACCGGTAAAAATTAAATCCCTCGCATTTCATCCTAAAATTTCTACGGTTCAGATCTTATTATTACGTGTTCCTGTGACTTCATTGCACATTTGTTCGAAACAAATGAACAATGAAACATATAATTATTTCCGGCTTTTTATTTCTAAACCTGTTTTCATATCTACACGCACAAAATATAATATCTGGAGTAGTGGGTGATACGCGGGGAAATCCTGTTTTTGGGGCAAACGTATATCTTCATGGCACCTATGACGGAGCTACCACCCTGGAAGATGGGAGTTTTATATTTTCTTCCTCCCAAACCGGCACGGTCGCACTTGTAGTTTCATATCTATCTTACAGAGAGTACCGCAGGGAAGGCACTCCTAATGAATTTGTAAATATAAATATTACCCTCCGGGAAGACCTTAATTCTCTGGATGCTGTGGTAATTTCAGCAGGGACTTTTAATGCGGGGGAAAAGGCACGGGTCTCTGTATTAAAACCTCTGGACATAGTAACCACTGCAGGCAGTGCCGGAGATATAATTGCTGCCCTACAAACTTTGCCGGGCACACAGAATGTGGGAGAAAGCGGCCGGTTATTTGTGAGGGGTGGGGATGCGGGGGAAACCCAAACCTTTGTTGATGGCCTAAGAGTCCCGCAACCCTACACTGCTTCGGTTCAAAACCTACCGTCCCGGGGCAGGTTCTCCCCTTTTTTGTTCAGTGGAATTTCTTTTTCAACGGGAGGCTATAGCGCAGAATATGGTGATGCTTTATCGTCGGTTTTACTGCTTGAAACCAGGGACCGGGTGGAAGAAGAGAAAACTGAAATCTCCCTTATGAGCGTTGGAATTTCCCTGGGTCATATAGAAAAATGGGACAAACGCTCCCTTAATATCAATACCTCCTATATTAATCTTGCACCCTACCAGGTTCTGGTTCCCGAAAACCTTGATTGGAACAAAGCTTATGAATCTTTGGCAGGAGAAGCCATCTATAGGCAAGAGTTCAAAAATGGGCTTTGGAAGGTGTACACCGCATTTGATGCCGCCGAATTCGATTTTAACCGTGAGAATATTGATACAGCCTTATCCCAAAACGTAAAACTTAAAAACAAAAATTTCTATTTAAACACTTCATATAGGGGTACGATATGGAACAACTGGCAACTTTTTACAGGTATTAGTCAGGGGCACAGTGAGAATTTAACCAGCCTGGATGAAAGAAATATTGAAAACCAGGAGAACGCCTTTCATTTTAAAGCGAATCTCGGAAAAAGGATCTCAAACGGGGTACGCCTGGTGGGTGGTATTGATTACTTCAGGACAGGATTTGAAGAAGTTTACAGCGCTGCACCCTCCCCTATTTCAACCTCCGGATTTAACCTGCAACAGTTTGCAGCGTTTGCAGAAGCAGATGTGCTGTTTTCCCGGAATCTTGCCGCGAAAGTTGGTTTAAGATATTCTTATTATGATGAAATGGAAGAAGCCGGTATAAGTCCGCGAATTTCAGCGGCATACCGCATTAATGAAAACGCACAGCTTTCCGCCGCAATGGGGAAATTTGTACAAAGCCCGGGGCAGGATTACTTAAAATTCACCTCTGATATTTGTACCGAAGAAGCCTCCCATTTCATCCTTAATTTCCAATATCAGAAAGAACGTCGCCTCTTGCGTGCCGAAATTTTTCAGAAGGATTATTCAAATTTGATAAAATTCGAAACAGGTTCCCCGGGCTTCAATAATAATGGAAGTGCTTACGCAAGAGGTCTTGATCTTTTTTGGAGGGATGATAAAACCATAAAAAATCTTGAATATTGGTTTTCATATTCCTTCATTGACACCAAACGGGATTACCGGGATTATCGTGAGAAAGTTACCCCTTATTTTGTTGCGCCGCATTCCGCATCTCTTGTAACTAAATACTGGGTTCAGGCCTGGAGGTCTCAAATGGGGTTCAGTTATAATTACAGCGCCGGCAGGCCTTTTAATGATCCCAATACCACACAATTTATGAGCGGCAGGACAAAGGATTTCAATAACCTGAGTTTTAACTGGGCCTACCTTTT encodes the following:
- a CDS encoding pyridoxamine 5'-phosphate oxidase family protein, encoding MIEDLFKETWRELEQAPSTPDHPFSLCCLATNDLNGGIKQRLVNFRKLTSQQNLLFYTDSRSAKIDQLQKNDGASVLFYNPVLQLQIFIRGRIVIHNQGKLWDDHRVKIEGRSLQDYNTQYAPGKHIKNPLDVKRTQDLNFALLELKPEVVEYLKLRIEPNRLRALFTKKEGEWEKTFLIP
- a CDS encoding TonB-dependent receptor, with the translated sequence MKHIIISGFLFLNLFSYLHAQNIISGVVGDTRGNPVFGANVYLHGTYDGATTLEDGSFIFSSSQTGTVALVVSYLSYREYRREGTPNEFVNINITLREDLNSLDAVVISAGTFNAGEKARVSVLKPLDIVTTAGSAGDIIAALQTLPGTQNVGESGRLFVRGGDAGETQTFVDGLRVPQPYTASVQNLPSRGRFSPFLFSGISFSTGGYSAEYGDALSSVLLLETRDRVEEEKTEISLMSVGISLGHIEKWDKRSLNINTSYINLAPYQVLVPENLDWNKAYESLAGEAIYRQEFKNGLWKVYTAFDAAEFDFNRENIDTALSQNVKLKNKNFYLNTSYRGTIWNNWQLFTGISQGHSENLTSLDERNIENQENAFHFKANLGKRISNGVRLVGGIDYFRTGFEEVYSAAPSPISTSGFNLQQFAAFAEADVLFSRNLAAKVGLRYSYYDEMEEAGISPRISAAYRINENAQLSAAMGKFVQSPGQDYLKFTSDICTEEASHFILNFQYQKERRLLRAEIFQKDYSNLIKFETGSPGFNNNGSAYARGLDLFWRDDKTIKNLEYWFSYSFIDTKRDYRDYREKVTPYFVAPHSASLVTKYWVQAWRSQMGFSYNYSAGRPFNDPNTTQFMSGRTKDFNNLSFNWAYLLSSQKILYFSVSNVLGHKNIFGYEYAGTRDLNGNFRSRAITPTADRFFFVGFFWTLSDNKASNQLENL